A window from Streptomyces sp. NBC_00335 encodes these proteins:
- a CDS encoding DUF4429 domain-containing protein produces MAEIIQKDGTWTFDGDAVRIVPGRDKGVSLLRQTLGEVLVPLRALAGISFEPGRQAGRLRLRLRDGADPLLQVTGGRLPEASDPYRLTVEPDRGGVAEYFVDEVRNALLLDQVDAGSADSYLLPGPAVPITVDAGEGTVAFDGDRVSLEWNWMAEEAKRSGGVREFRVADLRSVEWAPARGLTNGLIRFALAGAPAQSAPPKYDPYTVELYGSKKSHLMALVAAAVVVRMPHPAAPAPGPEPLPSLPLPLPLPLPPGTLPAPAPAAAPAPAAGTAPATDHDSLLRRLRELGELHQAGILTAEEFSTAKAAILGRF; encoded by the coding sequence ATGGCGGAAATCATCCAGAAGGACGGCACATGGACCTTCGACGGGGACGCGGTGCGCATCGTGCCGGGCCGCGACAAGGGGGTGAGCCTGCTGCGCCAGACGCTGGGCGAGGTGCTCGTCCCGCTGCGCGCGCTGGCCGGCATCTCCTTCGAACCGGGGCGCCAGGCGGGCCGGCTGCGCCTGCGGCTGCGTGACGGCGCGGACCCGCTGCTCCAGGTGACGGGCGGCCGGCTGCCGGAGGCCTCCGATCCGTACCGGCTGACCGTGGAACCGGACCGCGGCGGGGTGGCGGAGTACTTCGTGGACGAGGTCCGCAACGCCCTGCTTCTGGACCAGGTGGATGCCGGGTCCGCCGACTCCTACCTCCTGCCGGGCCCCGCGGTGCCGATCACGGTCGACGCGGGCGAGGGGACCGTGGCCTTCGACGGGGACCGGGTGTCCCTGGAGTGGAACTGGATGGCGGAGGAGGCGAAACGGTCCGGCGGAGTCCGGGAGTTCCGGGTCGCGGACCTGCGGTCGGTGGAGTGGGCCCCGGCCCGGGGGCTGACGAACGGGTTGATCCGCTTCGCCCTGGCGGGCGCCCCCGCCCAGAGCGCCCCGCCGAAGTACGACCCGTACACGGTGGAGCTGTACGGCTCCAAGAAGTCCCACCTGATGGCGCTGGTCGCGGCTGCCGTGGTGGTCCGCATGCCCCACCCGGCGGCACCCGCGCCCGGGCCCGAGCCCCTGCCCTCGCTTCCGCTCCCGCTCCCGCTCCCGCTCCCGCCCGGGACCCTCCCGGCCCCTGCTCCGGCTGCCGCCCCGGCTCCGGCCGCCGGCACCGCCCCGGCAACCGACCACGACTCCCTGCTGCGCCGGCTGCGCGAGCTGGGAGAGCTGCACCAGGCGGGGATCCTCACGGCCGAGGAGTTCTCGACGGCGAAAGCGGCGATTTTGG
- a CDS encoding beta-N-acetylhexosaminidase produces MRVPRRMLAALLVLAAVPAAASCSSAARGDDARPRRAASEPPVVLAPYERLLPAPVSAHAEGPGYAFGPGTVIRTGLTDDEAVRRVGELLAEQLRGPSGLPLPVVDGVEGDGIRLRIDERAEGAGEEGYRLESGPGGVTLTARTPAGLFHAGQTLRQLLPVSGPGTVPGGTVTDAPRFAYRGAMVDVARHFFTVEQVKRYVDQLAQYKVNTLHLHLTDDQGWRIAIDSWPGLAEHGGASEVGGGPGGHWTKDEYRDLVAYASERYVDVVPEIDMPGHVNAAQAAYAELNCDGKAREHYTGIKVGFSSLCVGKERTYEFIDQVLGELAELTPGKYLHIGGDEAHSTPAADYAAFMDRAQAVVAKHGKTVVAWHQLATARPAPGAVLQYWGHDRTAAPEKAAVAAAAKAGSPVILSPADRLYLDMKYDKETKPGLAWAGYVPVRRAYDWDPGTYMTGLPESSVLGVEAPLWTETIATRGDWELMAFPRVLGLAELGWSPAAGRDWTSYRLRLAAQGPRLDAQDVTFFRAPDVPWGP; encoded by the coding sequence ATGAGAGTCCCGCGACGCATGCTCGCCGCCCTCCTCGTCCTCGCCGCCGTCCCCGCGGCCGCCTCCTGCAGCAGCGCCGCGAGGGGGGACGACGCCCGACCCCGTCGAGCAGCTTCCGAGCCCCCCGTCGTGCTCGCGCCCTACGAACGGCTCCTGCCGGCTCCCGTTTCCGCGCACGCCGAAGGCCCGGGCTACGCCTTCGGTCCGGGCACGGTCATCCGTACCGGCCTGACCGACGACGAGGCGGTCCGCAGGGTCGGCGAACTCCTCGCCGAGCAGTTGCGCGGCCCCAGCGGGCTGCCGCTGCCCGTGGTCGACGGAGTGGAGGGCGACGGGATCCGGCTGCGGATCGACGAACGGGCCGAGGGCGCGGGGGAGGAGGGCTACCGGCTGGAGTCCGGGCCCGGCGGGGTCACCCTCACCGCCCGCACGCCCGCGGGGCTCTTCCACGCCGGCCAGACGCTGCGCCAGCTCCTGCCGGTGTCCGGTCCGGGGACGGTGCCGGGCGGCACGGTCACCGACGCGCCGCGCTTCGCGTACCGGGGGGCGATGGTGGACGTGGCCCGCCACTTCTTCACGGTGGAGCAGGTCAAGCGGTACGTCGACCAGCTCGCGCAGTACAAGGTCAACACCCTGCACCTGCACCTGACCGACGACCAGGGCTGGCGCATCGCGATCGACTCCTGGCCCGGGCTCGCGGAGCACGGGGGCGCGAGCGAGGTCGGCGGCGGACCCGGCGGGCACTGGACGAAGGACGAGTACCGGGACCTGGTGGCGTACGCCTCGGAGCGGTACGTGGACGTGGTCCCGGAGATCGACATGCCCGGCCACGTGAACGCCGCACAGGCCGCCTACGCCGAGCTGAACTGCGACGGCAAGGCGCGCGAGCACTACACCGGGATCAAGGTCGGCTTCAGCTCGCTGTGCGTGGGCAAGGAGCGGACCTACGAGTTCATCGACCAGGTGCTGGGGGAGCTCGCGGAGCTGACCCCCGGCAAGTACCTGCACATCGGCGGCGACGAAGCGCACTCCACGCCCGCCGCGGACTACGCGGCCTTCATGGACCGCGCCCAGGCGGTCGTGGCGAAGCACGGCAAGACGGTGGTGGCCTGGCACCAGCTCGCGACGGCCCGCCCGGCCCCGGGAGCGGTGCTCCAGTACTGGGGACACGACCGCACGGCGGCCCCCGAGAAGGCGGCGGTGGCCGCGGCCGCCAAGGCCGGCAGCCCGGTGATCCTGTCCCCGGCGGACCGGCTCTACCTGGACATGAAGTACGACAAGGAGACGAAGCCGGGTCTGGCCTGGGCCGGGTACGTGCCGGTGCGCCGCGCCTACGACTGGGACCCGGGGACCTATATGACGGGCCTCCCGGAGTCTTCGGTCCTCGGGGTGGAGGCCCCGCTGTGGACGGAGACCATCGCGACGCGGGGGGACTGGGAGCTGATGGCCTTCCCGCGCGTACTGGGGCTGGCGGAGCTGGGCTGGTCCCCGGCCGCCGGCCGCGACTGGACCTCGTACCGGCTGCGCCTGGCCGCCCAGGGCCCGCGGCTGGACGCCCAGGACGTCACCTTCTTCCGGGCGCCGGACGTGCCGTGGGGCCCGTGA
- a CDS encoding siderophore-interacting protein has product MTANANASTAAATTAPAPAPEAEIPHFRFFELEVLRTRRLGRSFLRITFGGASLTDFRSGGYDQSLSLFLPPAGREHTVLPSTGEDTWFGDWRAMPDEERPVMRSYTVREQRRTPAGVDEVDIDFVLHGTTSPASSWAGRAVTGRRIMAIGPAVAENKSVRFQPPAATDAILMYADETALPAASAILDRLPEGTPVRAWFEVPHEDDRLYLPTSADADITWVVREPGTGPERTDRVLEALRAAERPAAGAPYAWIAGESATIRAVRRHFVQDCGVDRRAVRFTGYWRLGASEEQLLAEAYAGRAPDEDPTAAL; this is encoded by the coding sequence ATGACCGCCAACGCCAACGCCAGCACCGCCGCCGCCACCACCGCGCCCGCGCCCGCGCCCGAAGCCGAGATCCCCCACTTCCGGTTCTTCGAGCTCGAAGTGCTCCGCACGCGCCGCCTCGGCCGCTCCTTCCTGCGGATCACCTTCGGCGGCGCCTCCCTGACGGACTTCCGCTCGGGCGGCTACGACCAGAGCCTGTCCCTCTTCCTGCCGCCCGCCGGCCGGGAGCACACGGTGCTGCCGTCCACCGGCGAGGACACCTGGTTCGGCGACTGGCGTGCGATGCCGGACGAGGAGCGCCCGGTGATGCGCTCGTACACGGTCCGCGAGCAGCGCCGTACCCCCGCGGGCGTGGACGAGGTGGACATCGACTTCGTCCTGCACGGCACCACCTCCCCCGCCTCGTCCTGGGCGGGCCGCGCGGTGACCGGCCGCCGGATCATGGCCATCGGCCCGGCCGTCGCGGAGAACAAGTCCGTACGCTTCCAGCCGCCGGCCGCCACCGACGCGATCCTGATGTACGCCGACGAGACCGCCCTGCCCGCGGCCTCCGCGATCCTGGACCGGCTCCCCGAGGGCACCCCGGTCAGGGCCTGGTTCGAGGTCCCGCACGAGGACGACCGGCTGTACCTGCCGACGTCCGCCGACGCGGACATCACCTGGGTGGTCCGGGAGCCGGGCACCGGCCCGGAACGCACCGACCGGGTGCTGGAGGCCCTCCGGGCGGCCGAACGGCCCGCCGCCGGAGCCCCGTACGCCTGGATCGCGGGCGAGTCCGCGACGATCCGCGCGGTCCGCAGGCACTTCGTCCAGGACTGCGGCGTCGACCGGCGCGCGGTCCGCTTCACCGGATACTGGCGGCTCGGCGCGAGCGAGGAACAGCTCCTCGCGGAGGCCTACGCGGGCCGGGCCCCCGACGAGGACCCGACCGCGGCGCTCTAG